From a single Anaerolineaceae bacterium oral taxon 439 genomic region:
- a CDS encoding ribose ABC transporter permease encodes MKSSLKQYSREAAVLAALFLLIIIFSMIEPVYLTPSNMIDIIKQGTINGILAIGITFAIISGGIDLSIGCTFAIVIVTVGQLTVEKVPTLIALSAGAILGGIMGSLNGLLITKLKLQPFIATLGTMSVYRGLAYVFTGGWPVLGIPDTYRKTFTTKLFWDIPVSILVLFAIAILTHIVLSKTRFGNYLYAVGGNEEASKLSGVDVDKTKIISYAICGACAAFAGMIMLANLGTGEPASGQGYELDAIAAAAVGGTRMTGGKGSILGTVLGALLLAALKIGMIVIGVQTFYQFIVTGIIIIIAAYFEFIQDSIVAKLSKKS; translated from the coding sequence ATTAAAAGCAGTCTCAAACAATACTCGCGCGAAGCTGCGGTCCTTGCCGCCCTGTTTTTACTGATTATCATTTTCTCGATGATCGAACCGGTTTACCTGACGCCAAGCAATATGATCGATATTATTAAGCAGGGAACGATTAACGGCATCCTCGCAATCGGCATCACATTCGCGATCATATCCGGAGGAATCGACCTTTCAATCGGCTGTACCTTCGCGATCGTTATTGTCACCGTCGGACAGCTGACCGTCGAAAAAGTTCCAACGTTGATCGCGCTTTCAGCGGGCGCGATTTTAGGCGGCATCATGGGTTCGCTGAACGGTTTACTGATCACAAAACTGAAGCTTCAGCCCTTTATCGCAACATTGGGAACGATGAGCGTGTATCGTGGACTTGCGTACGTTTTTACCGGCGGATGGCCTGTCCTTGGAATTCCCGATACATATCGAAAAACATTCACAACAAAATTGTTTTGGGATATCCCCGTTTCAATCTTAGTCCTGTTCGCTATCGCGATTCTGACGCATATTGTCCTGAGCAAAACGAGATTCGGAAATTACCTCTACGCCGTCGGCGGAAACGAGGAAGCGTCAAAACTTTCGGGCGTTGACGTCGATAAAACAAAGATCATTTCATACGCGATTTGCGGCGCATGCGCGGCGTTTGCAGGAATGATCATGTTAGCGAATCTGGGGACCGGCGAACCGGCTTCCGGGCAAGGATACGAACTGGACGCAATAGCGGCCGCTGCAGTCGGCGGCACAAGGATGACCGGCGGTAAAGGTTCAATTCTGGGAACCGTTCTTGGCGCGCTCCTGCTTGCCGCGCTGAAAATCGGAATGATCGTTATCGGAGTCCAAACGTTTTACCAATTCATTGTAACCGGAATCATTATCATCATCGCCGCATATTTTGAATTCATTCAGGATTCAATCGTCGCGAAATTATCGAAAAAGTCATAA